From Azospirillum baldaniorum, the proteins below share one genomic window:
- a CDS encoding methyl-accepting chemotaxis protein — MLKNLSLTAKLSLLNVLGLFILAIVLTLASSHVLSDRSAASAQEQRERSMALAHMLLKQNGADYSLRDGALYVGSVRIDGDIRMVDQIRELTGGAATVFRGDTRVATTVQNPDGSRANGTKLGAGPVFDSVITQRKPYRGEADILGERYFTSYDPLLDASGSVVGVLFVGLKRADVMRVVDEVERTILVVAPLVTLAFGLVSFFLVRRQMGAVRAMSATMHDLAADKLDVAVPGLDRGDEIGQMAQAVQVFKDNAIQKKAMDEAERARLEAERRADEAQRAREAAIGEEIAALIDGVSKGDLSRRLDLAGKDGFYKTMSAGINRLTDTVEAVIADLGAVLSALAQGDLNKRVQRDYEGAFQTLKTDVNATSAKLSEIVGQITQSADTIASAAGEVSIGSSDLAERTEQQASSLEETAASMEELGATVRSNADNAQRANGMAADARTAAESGGTVAGSAIDAMKRIEASSRKITDIIGVIDEIAFQTNLLALNAAVEAARAGDAGRGFAVVAQEVRNLAQRSAQASKEIKGLILDSDSQVKDGVELVKKAGDALEGIVSGVQQVAGLIAEMASASSEQAAALDEINATVSQMDEMTQKNAALVEETTAAAQAMAGQANDLKGLIGFFKLDPRAVPVAVASPRHVAPVARTAAPAPRPTRAAAKPAARAAAHSGAALKRNVSEDDDWKEF, encoded by the coding sequence GTGCTGAAAAACCTCTCCCTGACCGCCAAACTGTCCCTGCTGAACGTGCTGGGGCTGTTCATCCTGGCCATCGTGCTGACTCTGGCCTCCAGCCATGTGCTGAGCGACCGCAGCGCCGCCTCCGCGCAGGAGCAGCGGGAACGCAGCATGGCGCTGGCGCACATGCTGCTGAAGCAGAACGGCGCCGACTACAGCCTGCGCGACGGCGCGCTTTACGTCGGATCGGTGCGGATCGACGGCGACATCCGCATGGTCGACCAGATCCGCGAGCTGACCGGCGGTGCGGCCACGGTGTTCCGCGGCGACACCCGCGTCGCCACCACCGTGCAGAACCCCGACGGCAGCCGGGCCAACGGCACGAAGCTGGGCGCCGGGCCGGTCTTCGACAGCGTCATCACCCAGCGCAAGCCCTACCGCGGCGAGGCCGACATCCTGGGCGAGCGCTACTTCACCTCCTACGACCCGCTGCTCGACGCCTCCGGCTCGGTGGTCGGCGTGCTGTTCGTCGGGCTGAAGCGGGCCGACGTGATGAGGGTGGTGGACGAGGTGGAGCGCACCATCCTGGTGGTGGCGCCGCTGGTCACGCTGGCCTTCGGTCTGGTCAGCTTCTTCCTGGTCCGCCGCCAGATGGGCGCGGTGCGGGCGATGAGCGCGACCATGCACGACCTCGCCGCCGACAAGCTGGACGTCGCCGTTCCCGGCCTCGACCGCGGCGACGAGATCGGCCAGATGGCCCAGGCGGTGCAGGTGTTCAAGGACAACGCCATCCAGAAGAAGGCGATGGACGAGGCCGAGCGCGCCCGCCTGGAGGCCGAACGCCGCGCCGACGAGGCGCAGCGCGCCCGCGAGGCGGCGATCGGCGAGGAGATCGCCGCGCTGATCGACGGCGTGTCGAAGGGCGACCTGTCGCGCCGCCTCGACCTGGCCGGCAAGGACGGCTTCTACAAGACCATGTCGGCGGGCATCAATCGTCTGACCGACACGGTGGAGGCGGTCATCGCCGATCTCGGCGCGGTGCTCAGCGCGCTCGCCCAGGGCGACCTCAACAAGCGGGTGCAACGCGATTACGAGGGGGCCTTCCAGACGCTGAAGACCGACGTCAACGCCACCTCCGCCAAGCTGTCGGAGATCGTCGGCCAGATCACCCAGTCGGCGGACACCATCGCCTCGGCGGCAGGCGAGGTCTCCATCGGCTCCTCCGACCTTGCGGAGCGGACGGAGCAGCAGGCCTCCTCGCTGGAGGAGACGGCGGCGAGCATGGAGGAGTTGGGCGCCACGGTGCGCTCCAACGCCGACAACGCCCAGCGCGCCAACGGCATGGCCGCCGACGCCCGCACCGCCGCGGAGTCCGGCGGCACGGTGGCGGGCTCGGCCATCGACGCGATGAAGCGCATCGAGGCGTCGAGCCGCAAGATCACCGACATCATCGGGGTGATCGACGAGATCGCCTTCCAGACCAACCTGCTGGCGCTGAACGCGGCGGTGGAGGCGGCGCGGGCCGGCGACGCCGGGCGCGGCTTCGCGGTGGTGGCGCAGGAGGTGCGCAACCTCGCCCAGCGCTCCGCCCAGGCGTCCAAGGAGATCAAGGGGCTGATCCTGGACAGCGACAGCCAGGTGAAGGACGGGGTGGAACTGGTCAAGAAGGCCGGCGACGCGCTGGAGGGCATCGTGTCGGGCGTCCAGCAGGTCGCCGGGCTGATCGCCGAGATGGCCTCGGCCTCCTCGGAGCAGGCGGCGGCGCTCGACGAGATCAACGCCACCGTCTCGCAGATGGACGAGATGACCCAGAAGAACGCCGCGCTCGTCGAGGAAACCACCGCCGCCGCCCAGGCCATGGCCGGTCAGGCCAACGACCTGAAGGGGCTGATCGGCTTCTTCAAGCTGGACCCGCGGGCCGTGCCGGTCGCGGTTGCGAGCCCCCGGCACGTCGCACCGGTGGCCCGTACGGCCGCTCCGGCGCCCCGCCCGACCCGCGCCGCGGCCAAGCCGGCGGCTCGTGCGGCGGCCCATTCGGGCGCCGCGCTCAAGCGCAACGTCAGCGAGGATGACGATTGGAAGGAGTTTTAA
- a CDS encoding phytanoyl-CoA dioxygenase family protein has translation MKVPFNNKARWIDDVIWHQIPRLKIEPRRKLAASLVAPFRPRTPGFTPSEQALSLKTQLETRGYTDAFRLMTDEQVAAMRRYFEEQPCFDGGHRQYGSFTIDKVPSPDIQMARYVEEQFLAAPHLLDTINHPLVLEVAEAFHGCKPTIDGMSVWWSLARPNPRISTQNYHRDYNQVRHFKMFLYLTDTDMGGGPHIYVPASQHGQELLERRNHSDAEVEAVYGASAPVALTGRAGDCFLADNIGMHKALQPTHSDRLIVVTEYTLLRNRFGPLQPVLPNPDRRYDPYINRVYLRS, from the coding sequence GTGAAGGTACCGTTCAACAACAAGGCCCGTTGGATCGACGACGTCATCTGGCATCAAATCCCGCGCCTGAAGATCGAGCCGCGGCGCAAGCTCGCCGCGTCGCTGGTCGCGCCCTTCCGGCCCCGCACGCCCGGCTTCACGCCGTCCGAACAGGCGCTGAGCCTCAAAACCCAGTTGGAGACGCGCGGCTACACCGACGCCTTCCGCCTGATGACCGACGAGCAGGTCGCGGCGATGCGGCGCTATTTCGAGGAACAGCCCTGCTTCGACGGCGGCCACCGGCAGTATGGCTCCTTCACCATCGACAAGGTGCCGTCACCGGACATCCAGATGGCCCGCTATGTGGAGGAACAGTTCCTGGCCGCGCCCCACCTGCTGGACACCATCAACCACCCGCTCGTCCTGGAGGTCGCGGAGGCGTTCCACGGCTGCAAGCCGACCATCGACGGCATGTCGGTCTGGTGGTCGCTGGCCCGGCCCAACCCGCGGATCAGCACCCAGAACTACCACCGGGACTACAACCAGGTCCGTCATTTCAAGATGTTCCTGTACCTGACCGACACCGACATGGGCGGCGGGCCGCACATCTACGTCCCGGCTTCCCAGCACGGGCAGGAGCTTCTGGAGCGGCGCAATCATTCCGACGCCGAGGTCGAGGCGGTCTATGGCGCGTCGGCGCCCGTCGCGCTGACCGGACGGGCGGGCGACTGCTTCCTGGCCGACAACATCGGGATGCACAAGGCTCTCCAGCCGACGCACAGCGACCGGCTGATCGTGGTCACCGAATACACGCTGCTGCGCAACCGCTTCGGCCCGCTCCAGCCGGTCCTGCCGAATCCGGACCGCCGTTACGACCCCTACATCAACCGGGTCTATCTGCGGAGTTAA
- the clpB gene encoding ATP-dependent chaperone ClpB, which yields MDFEKYTERSRGFVQAAQTLALRRGHQRLTPEHLLKTLLDDKEGLAANLIRAAGGDPALALSGVDAELDKQPKVEGAGAGQVYLTPELSRVFEQAEAVAKKAGDSYVTAERILLALAMADGTPSAAVLKRAGVTPQALNTAINEVRKGRTADTASAEQGYDALKKYARDLTESAREGKLDPVIGRDEEIRRTIQVLARRTKNNPVLIGEPGVGKTAIVEGLAQRIVKGDVPEGLKNKKLLSLDLAGMVAGAKYRGEFEERLKAVLQEIQAAAGEIIVFIDELHTLVGAGKADGAMDASNMLKPALARGELHCVGATTLDEYRKHIEKDAALARRFQPVFVPEPTVEDTISILRGLKERYEVHHGVRITDAAIVSAATLSNRYITDRFLPDKAIDLIDEAASRLRMAVDSKPENIDELDRRIIQLKIEREALKRESDDASRARLANLEGELADLEQESAELTAKWQAEKDQLQGAQKIKEDLEKARTELEQAQRDGNWGRAGELAYGVIPDLEKRLKEAEAHAANRMLNEEVRDSDIAAVVSRWTGVPVDKMLAGEREKLLAMETRLKTRVIGQDEAIVAVSNAVRRARAGLQDPNRPIGSFLFLGPTGVGKTELTKALAEFLFDDETAMVRLDMSEYMEKHSVARMIGAPPGYVGYEEGGALTEAVRRRPYQVVLFDEVEKAHPDVFNVLLQVLDDGRLTDGQGRTVDFRNVVIIMTSNLGSEVLAAQPEGQDSGAVRDEVMEVVRAHFRPEFLNRLDEILLFHRLDRSHMGGIVTIQLGRLIRMLADRDITLEVDEAATQWLAEAGYDPVYGARPLKRVIQRELQNPLATMILEGRVADGQTVKVGAEGGELTINGLPVSAQVRSAATQPVTTVH from the coding sequence ATGGATTTCGAGAAATACACCGAGCGCAGCCGTGGCTTCGTGCAGGCGGCGCAGACCCTGGCCCTGCGGCGCGGCCACCAGCGGCTGACGCCGGAACATCTGCTGAAGACCCTTCTGGACGACAAGGAAGGCTTGGCCGCCAACCTGATCCGGGCGGCCGGCGGCGACCCCGCCCTGGCGCTGTCGGGTGTGGACGCCGAGCTGGACAAGCAGCCCAAGGTGGAAGGCGCCGGGGCCGGTCAGGTGTATCTGACGCCGGAACTCTCCCGCGTGTTCGAGCAGGCCGAGGCGGTCGCCAAGAAGGCCGGCGACAGCTACGTCACGGCGGAGCGCATCCTGCTGGCGCTCGCCATGGCCGACGGCACGCCGTCCGCCGCGGTGCTGAAGCGCGCGGGCGTCACCCCGCAGGCGCTGAACACCGCGATCAACGAGGTGCGCAAGGGCCGCACCGCCGACACCGCCAGCGCCGAGCAGGGCTACGACGCGCTGAAGAAGTACGCCCGCGACCTGACCGAGTCGGCGCGCGAGGGCAAGCTCGACCCCGTCATCGGGCGCGACGAGGAAATCCGCCGCACCATCCAGGTGCTGGCCCGCCGCACCAAGAACAACCCCGTCCTGATCGGCGAGCCGGGCGTCGGCAAGACCGCCATCGTCGAGGGCCTCGCCCAGCGCATCGTCAAGGGCGACGTGCCGGAAGGGCTGAAGAACAAGAAGCTGCTGTCGCTCGACCTCGCCGGCATGGTGGCCGGCGCCAAGTACCGCGGCGAGTTCGAGGAGCGGCTGAAGGCCGTGCTCCAGGAGATCCAGGCGGCGGCGGGCGAGATCATCGTCTTCATCGACGAGCTGCACACGCTGGTTGGCGCCGGCAAGGCGGACGGCGCCATGGACGCCTCCAACATGCTGAAGCCGGCGCTGGCGCGCGGCGAGCTGCACTGCGTCGGCGCGACCACCCTGGACGAGTACCGCAAGCACATCGAGAAGGACGCGGCGCTGGCCCGGCGCTTCCAGCCCGTCTTCGTGCCCGAGCCGACGGTGGAGGACACCATCTCCATCCTGCGCGGCCTGAAGGAGCGCTACGAGGTGCACCACGGCGTGCGCATCACCGACGCGGCCATCGTGTCGGCGGCGACCCTGTCGAACCGCTACATCACCGACCGCTTCCTGCCCGACAAGGCCATCGACCTGATCGACGAGGCGGCGAGCCGCCTGCGCATGGCCGTGGACAGCAAGCCGGAGAACATCGACGAGTTGGACCGCCGCATCATCCAGCTCAAGATCGAGCGGGAGGCGCTGAAGCGCGAGTCCGACGACGCCTCGCGCGCCCGGCTCGCCAATCTGGAAGGCGAGCTGGCCGACCTGGAGCAGGAATCCGCCGAGCTGACCGCCAAGTGGCAGGCCGAGAAGGACCAGCTCCAGGGCGCCCAGAAGATCAAGGAAGACCTGGAGAAGGCCCGCACCGAGCTGGAGCAGGCCCAGCGCGACGGCAATTGGGGCCGGGCCGGCGAGCTGGCCTACGGCGTCATCCCCGACCTGGAGAAGCGTCTGAAGGAGGCGGAGGCCCACGCCGCCAACCGCATGCTGAACGAGGAGGTGCGCGACAGCGACATCGCCGCCGTGGTCAGCCGCTGGACCGGCGTGCCGGTGGACAAGATGCTGGCCGGCGAGCGGGAGAAGCTGCTGGCGATGGAGACCCGCCTGAAGACGCGCGTGATCGGCCAGGACGAGGCCATCGTGGCGGTCTCCAACGCGGTGCGCCGCGCCCGCGCCGGCCTGCAGGACCCCAACCGGCCGATCGGCTCCTTCCTGTTCCTTGGCCCGACCGGCGTCGGCAAGACCGAGCTGACCAAGGCGCTGGCCGAATTCCTGTTCGACGACGAGACGGCGATGGTCCGGCTCGACATGTCGGAATACATGGAGAAGCACTCGGTCGCCCGCATGATCGGCGCGCCTCCGGGCTATGTCGGCTATGAGGAGGGCGGGGCGCTGACCGAGGCGGTGCGGCGCCGGCCCTATCAGGTGGTCCTGTTCGACGAGGTGGAGAAGGCCCATCCGGACGTCTTCAACGTGCTGCTCCAGGTGCTCGACGACGGGCGCCTGACCGACGGGCAGGGGCGGACGGTGGATTTCCGCAACGTGGTCATCATCATGACCTCGAACCTCGGCTCCGAGGTGCTGGCGGCCCAGCCGGAAGGCCAGGACAGCGGCGCCGTGCGCGACGAGGTGATGGAGGTGGTGCGCGCCCACTTCCGGCCGGAGTTCCTGAACCGGCTGGACGAGATCCTGCTGTTCCACCGCCTGGACCGCAGCCATATGGGCGGGATCGTGACGATCCAGCTCGGCCGGCTGATCCGCATGCTGGCCGACCGCGACATCACGCTGGAGGTGGACGAGGCGGCGACGCAATGGCTGGCCGAGGCCGGCTACGACCCGGTCTATGGCGCGCGTCCGCTGAAGCGGGTGATCCAGCGGGAGCTTCAGAACCCGCTGGCCACCATGATCCTGGAGGGCCGCGTCGCCGACGGCCAGACGGTCAAGGTGGGGGCGGAAGGCGGCGAGCTGACCATCAACGGCCTGCCCGTCTCCGCCCAGGTGCGCAGCGCGGCGACACAGCCGGTGACGACGGTTCATTGA
- a CDS encoding AzlD domain-containing protein, translated as MTNTVMILGMAAVTVFVKAALFVLGDRVVFPPLLKQALGFVPVTVLTAIIVPMILSPNGEGLELTWTNPQLVGALAAVLACVVTGKQLLTIAVALGVFFTWQLGVLA; from the coding sequence CTGACCAACACCGTGATGATCCTGGGCATGGCGGCGGTCACCGTCTTCGTGAAGGCGGCGCTGTTCGTGCTGGGCGACCGGGTGGTCTTCCCGCCGCTGCTGAAGCAGGCGCTGGGCTTCGTCCCGGTGACGGTGCTGACCGCCATCATCGTGCCGATGATCCTGTCGCCGAACGGCGAGGGGCTGGAGCTGACCTGGACGAACCCGCAACTGGTCGGCGCGCTGGCCGCCGTGCTGGCCTGCGTGGTGACGGGCAAGCAGCTCCTCACCATCGCCGTGGCGCTGGGCGTCTTCTTCACCTGGCAGCTGGGCGTCCTCGCCTAG
- a CDS encoding SH3 domain-containing protein, whose product MTRRLRLVPVSLAVACAVMLTACQTGERTNRAPVVQGTASASPAGLDTVSGEWETDKTTALRSQPSNGAPIVATFPPGQPLKVLGRARGTDWVAVQAVGSTAYVRMHLLRLRGSAPVQTARGTSTTVAKPEDNAGPSIKAAPRRKIEATPIAN is encoded by the coding sequence ATGACCAGACGCCTGCGCCTCGTTCCCGTCTCCCTCGCCGTGGCCTGCGCGGTGATGCTGACCGCCTGCCAGACGGGCGAGCGGACCAACCGCGCGCCCGTGGTGCAGGGGACCGCCAGCGCCTCCCCGGCCGGGCTCGACACCGTCTCCGGCGAGTGGGAAACCGACAAGACCACCGCGCTGCGCTCGCAGCCGAGCAACGGCGCGCCCATCGTCGCCACCTTCCCGCCCGGCCAGCCTTTGAAGGTCCTGGGCCGTGCCCGCGGCACCGACTGGGTGGCGGTGCAGGCGGTGGGGTCGACCGCCTATGTGCGGATGCATCTGCTGCGCCTGCGCGGCAGCGCGCCCGTCCAGACCGCCCGCGGGACGAGCACCACCGTCGCCAAGCCGGAGGACAACGCCGGCCCCTCGATCAAGGCCGCCCCGCGCCGCAAAATCGAGGCGACGCCGATCGCGAATTGA
- a CDS encoding AzlC family ABC transporter permease, whose product MTRRSSFAAGARDTLPMVIGAAPFGVIFGTLVAAGPLAAWQGQLMSLSVYAGSSQFIALGLVAGHAGLAVIWLTTLIVNLRHALYAATLLPHVAHLPARWRWTLGFFLTDETFAVMAGYYARQPRAPLGHWYFLGSCLSMYANWQFWTLVGLLFGAAFPQLQSLGLDFAMVATFIAIVVPQLASLPNFAAAVAAGGVAYLGQDVPYKLGLMAAVVAGVAVGMALQRWRSGGLEAGRREEEAA is encoded by the coding sequence ATGACCAGACGATCCAGCTTCGCCGCCGGCGCCCGCGACACCCTGCCGATGGTCATCGGCGCGGCGCCCTTCGGGGTGATCTTCGGCACGCTGGTGGCCGCCGGGCCCCTGGCGGCGTGGCAGGGGCAGCTCATGTCCCTGTCGGTCTATGCGGGGTCCAGCCAGTTCATCGCGCTGGGTCTGGTGGCCGGGCACGCCGGGCTGGCGGTGATCTGGCTGACCACCCTGATCGTGAACCTGCGCCATGCCCTGTATGCCGCCACGCTGCTGCCGCACGTCGCCCATCTGCCGGCGCGCTGGCGCTGGACGCTGGGCTTCTTCCTGACGGACGAGACCTTCGCGGTGATGGCCGGCTACTACGCCCGGCAGCCGCGCGCGCCGCTCGGGCACTGGTACTTCCTGGGCTCCTGCCTGTCGATGTACGCGAACTGGCAGTTCTGGACCCTGGTCGGCCTGCTGTTCGGCGCGGCCTTCCCGCAGCTCCAGTCGCTGGGGCTGGACTTCGCCATGGTCGCCACCTTCATCGCCATCGTCGTGCCGCAGCTTGCCAGCCTGCCCAACTTCGCGGCGGCGGTGGCGGCAGGGGGCGTGGCCTATCTGGGGCAGGACGTGCCCTACAAGCTGGGGCTGATGGCCGCCGTGGTGGCCGGGGTGGCCGTGGGGATGGCCCTGCAGCGCTGGCGCTCCGGCGGGCTGGAGGCCGGACGGCGGGAGGAGGAAGCGGCATGA
- the trhA gene encoding PAQR family membrane homeostasis protein TrhA produces the protein MKPDSCFEFPVHTAGERVADAVIHAIGVIAGLIGASWLLAVTAGHASATEMVSLAAYGAGLVGMLSASAAYNMSPPGRRKAVLRRVDHAMIYVMIAGSYTPFTLNRLDGAAGIPLGVAVWVVALGGVALKLFASWRYERLGFVLYLGLGWAILSVAEPLWRSLSPTTLLLLAVGGVVYTVGAFIHTLDRLPYNIPVWHALVIVAASCHFAAVAREFAVT, from the coding sequence ATGAAACCCGATTCCTGCTTCGAGTTTCCCGTCCACACGGCGGGGGAGCGTGTGGCGGACGCGGTCATCCACGCCATCGGCGTGATCGCCGGCCTGATCGGCGCATCCTGGCTGCTGGCCGTGACGGCGGGCCACGCCTCCGCGACCGAGATGGTGTCGCTGGCCGCCTACGGCGCCGGGCTGGTCGGCATGCTGAGCGCGTCGGCCGCCTACAACATGTCCCCGCCGGGGCGGCGCAAGGCGGTGCTGCGGCGGGTCGACCACGCGATGATCTATGTGATGATCGCCGGCAGCTACACCCCCTTCACCTTGAACCGTCTGGACGGCGCCGCGGGAATCCCGCTGGGCGTCGCGGTGTGGGTGGTGGCGCTGGGCGGGGTGGCCCTGAAGCTGTTCGCCTCCTGGCGGTACGAACGGCTGGGCTTCGTGCTCTATCTAGGGCTCGGCTGGGCCATCCTGTCGGTGGCCGAACCGCTGTGGCGATCGCTGTCGCCGACGACGCTGCTTCTGCTGGCGGTCGGCGGGGTGGTCTACACGGTGGGGGCCTTCATCCACACGCTGGACCGCCTGCCCTACAACATCCCGGTCTGGCACGCGCTGGTCATCGTGGCGGCCTCCTGCCACTTCGCCGCGGTGGCTCGGGAGTTCGCGGTGACGTGA
- a CDS encoding NUDIX domain-containing protein: MTATPTSTPRNPSPTALRPALTTPLMRLAWHGRNMWHWVARPLTMGVRGIILDDSDPGGGAGSVLLIRHSYVGGWHFPGGGVGKGESLVEAMRREVREEVGLTVESGPQPFGVYARFRHGASDHVAVFVARGWSGTLQADGVEILEARFFPLDRLPEDTSPATRRRIAEFQGREPLAERW, encoded by the coding sequence ATGACGGCGACGCCCACCAGCACCCCGCGCAACCCCTCGCCCACGGCCCTGCGGCCCGCCCTGACCACCCCCCTGATGCGGCTGGCCTGGCACGGCCGCAACATGTGGCATTGGGTGGCGCGGCCGCTGACCATGGGGGTGCGGGGGATCATCCTGGACGACTCGGACCCTGGGGGCGGTGCGGGCTCGGTCCTGCTGATCCGCCACAGCTACGTCGGCGGCTGGCATTTTCCGGGCGGCGGAGTCGGAAAAGGGGAGTCCCTGGTGGAGGCCATGCGCCGCGAGGTGCGCGAGGAGGTCGGGTTGACCGTGGAGAGCGGCCCGCAGCCCTTCGGCGTCTACGCCCGCTTCCGGCACGGGGCGAGCGACCATGTGGCGGTCTTCGTCGCGCGCGGATGGTCGGGAACGCTCCAGGCCGACGGGGTGGAGATCCTGGAGGCGCGCTTCTTCCCGCTGGACCGGCTGCCGGAGGACACCTCACCCGCGACACGGCGGCGAATCGCCGAGTTCCAGGGTCGGGAGCCTTTGGCCGAGCGCTGGTGA
- a CDS encoding MOSC domain-containing protein: MPATVAAIRRYPVKGLSGQDLPAVDLVTGQPIPFDRRFGLLHGPAALTPDVEGWRPNEDFFTLDRNEKLALLDSEFDEATQSLIIRRGGKQVSRGRLDQPMGRMLVEQFFAAYLAGAAPGLPKLAEARNPAQGGGFSFTDREEAAVSILNLASVRDLEERVAKQPVDPRRFRANLMIDGLEPWVERQWIGALLIVGEVTLRICDHKDCRPSSEVNPATGARDLNTLPILERGYDHTQCGVYARVVHGGRIAVGDPVALADDLPS, translated from the coding sequence ATGCCCGCGACCGTCGCCGCCATACGCCGCTACCCCGTGAAGGGGCTGAGCGGCCAGGATCTTCCCGCCGTTGACCTCGTCACCGGCCAACCCATTCCCTTTGACCGGCGCTTCGGCCTGCTGCACGGCCCGGCCGCCCTGACCCCGGATGTCGAGGGCTGGCGACCGAACGAGGATTTCTTCACGCTCGACCGGAACGAGAAGCTGGCGCTGCTCGATTCCGAGTTCGACGAGGCCACCCAGTCGCTGATCATCCGGCGCGGCGGCAAGCAGGTGTCGCGCGGGCGTCTGGACCAACCGATGGGCCGGATGCTGGTGGAGCAGTTCTTCGCCGCCTATCTGGCCGGTGCGGCCCCCGGCCTGCCCAAGCTGGCCGAGGCCAGGAACCCGGCGCAGGGTGGCGGTTTTTCCTTCACCGACCGGGAGGAGGCCGCGGTCTCCATCCTCAATCTCGCCAGCGTGCGCGATCTGGAGGAGCGGGTGGCCAAGCAGCCGGTCGACCCGCGGCGCTTCCGCGCCAACCTGATGATCGACGGGCTGGAGCCCTGGGTGGAACGCCAATGGATCGGCGCGCTGCTGATCGTCGGCGAGGTCACGCTGCGCATCTGCGACCACAAGGATTGCCGGCCGTCCAGCGAGGTCAACCCGGCGACCGGTGCGCGCGACCTCAACACGCTCCCCATTCTGGAGCGCGGTTACGACCACACGCAGTGCGGCGTCTATGCCCGGGTGGTGCATGGGGGCCGGATCGCGGTGGGCGACCCGGTGGCGCTGGCCGACGACCTGCCGTCCTGA